A stretch of Anoplopoma fimbria isolate UVic2021 breed Golden Eagle Sablefish chromosome 4, Afim_UVic_2022, whole genome shotgun sequence DNA encodes these proteins:
- the LOC129089763 gene encoding tumor necrosis factor receptor superfamily member EDAR-like, translating to MHSSSLSSSSSALCLRGPSQNKRAPQRKYEKTRCDVRGPGEQLSEDCGFGDGGEGVCILCGEGKFSADTGVAPCMRCVQCNLLNRLKETPCSPTRDALCGQCLPGYYELRSMTGEVELPCVPCYNRDKVHKECLLLTAHGSQGDSGITRPRENFKEPKEKRVKEETFSMVLIGSAAASSIFLIALLLWVVLLTAEKFKQVPENCPGPEGLLSVDELQYSPLSGPTERAAEQSEAPLLTLTPPQDPLRGLNSLSHDNEVHPTSIVINVTTNIKPSTQKEENITWEEKQRRCSSMEEMEQKLQTIWEVAQGQSIEMLDYDSVQDLSLLLDSADNRNVLRRLGRSLGVPPQVNAHLQGFQDLFQYLRTSTYTLLPQLAQAAALLPNPQVVARVHRAVMNK from the exons ATGCATTCTAgttccctttcctcctcctcctctgctctctgtctgagAGGCCCGAGCCAAAACAAGCGGGCTCCCCAGAGGAAATACGAGAAGACCAGGTGTGACGTGAGGGGCCCAG GAGAGCAGCTCTCAGAG GACTGTGGTTTTGgagatggtggtgaaggtgtcTGCATTCTCTGTGGAGAGGGGAAGTTCAGTGCAGATACAGGGGTTGCTCCCTGCATGCGATGCGTCCAGTGCAATCTGCTGAACCGCCTGAAGGAGACTCCATGCTCACCCACCAGAGACGCCCTGTGTGGTCAATGCCTCCCAGG GTATTATGAACTCAGGAGCATGACGGGGGAAGTGGAGCTGCCCTGTGTGCCTTGTTACAATCGTGACAAAGTCCATAAAGAGTGTTTGCTTTTGACAGCTCACGGCTCTCAAGGAG ACAGCGGGATCACCAGACCCAGGGAAAATTTCAAAGAACCTAAAGAGAAGA GAGTAAAAGAAGAAACGTTTTCAATGGTCCTGATTGGTTCAGCAGCAGCTTCGTCGATTTTCCTCATTGCCCTGCTGCTATGGGTCGTCCTTCTGACTGCTGAGAAATTCA AGCAGGTTCCTGAGAACTGTCCTGGGCCTGAAGGACTACTGTCTGTAGATGAGCTTCAGTACTCACCTTTGTCCGGCCCCACAGAGAGAGCAGCCGAACAATCAGAGGCCCCTTTACTGACACTTACTCCACCTCAAGATCCGCTAAG AGGCCTGAACTCACTGAGCCATGACAATGAGGTGCATCCTACTTCTATTGTGATTAATGTCACCACCAACATTAAGCCCTCCACTCAGAAAGAGGAGAACATCACATGGGAGGAGAAGCAAAGACGCTGCTCTTCCATGGAGGAG ATGGAGCAAAAACTTCAGACAATATGGGAAGTAGCTCAAG GTCAGAGTATTGAGATGCTCGACTACGACTCAGTCCAGGACTTGTCCCTGCTGCTTGACTCTGCTGACAACAGGAACGTGTTGAGGAGACTGGGACGGTCTTTGGGTGTCCCACCTCAGGTCAACGCTCATCTCCAAGGCTTCCAGGACCTCTTTCAGTACCTGCGCACCTCCACCTACACACTGCTGCCCCAACTGGCTCAGGCTGCTGCACTCCTGCCTAATCCTCAAGTTGTTGCTAGGGTACACAGAGCTGTGATGAATAAGTGA